The following proteins are co-located in the Heliorestis convoluta genome:
- a CDS encoding GNAT family N-acetyltransferase, translated as MQERKFTQLLDQARKEDFPFGQVEGGIFYTHSKIVSEDNKEYKTISFGPVFISPEFHREGLGKELITHSIEVAKEMGYRAILTLGYPYHYEPYGFLGGKKYNISMPDGEFYKGLLVLPLYEGALDNISGYAAFSDLFDVNEEEVEEFDKSFPPKEKKYQASQEEYKAANSMLDESLRF; from the coding sequence ATGCAGGAGCGTAAGTTTACCCAGTTGCTTGATCAAGCTAGGAAAGAAGATTTTCCTTTCGGTCAAGTCGAAGGCGGTATTTTTTATACGCATTCAAAAATAGTATCAGAGGATAATAAAGAGTATAAAACAATTAGTTTTGGACCTGTTTTCATTTCTCCGGAGTTCCATAGAGAGGGCCTTGGAAAAGAGCTCATTACTCACTCTATTGAAGTTGCTAAAGAAATGGGATATCGAGCAATTCTAACACTGGGATATCCATATCATTATGAGCCATACGGATTTTTAGGTGGCAAGAAATATAATATCTCCATGCCTGATGGAGAGTTCTATAAAGGTCTGTTAGTTTTGCCTCTTTACGAGGGAGCGCTGGATAATATATCCGGTTATGCAGCTTTTTCAGACCTGTTCGATGTGAATGAAGAAGAGGTTGAAGAATTTGACAAATCATTCCCGCCTAAAGAAAAGAAGTATCAGGCAAGTCAGGAAGAGTACAAAGCTGCAAATTCAATGCTAGATGAATCATTAAGATTTTAA
- a CDS encoding thiol reductase thioredoxin, whose translation MITTYEENVASFDQIDSAKAQELVKGDGEAVIYIGRAVCPYCQIFIKKLKKVAEETDTHVYYINSAEESDMEGITAFRNEYDIPTVPGFIFTNGDTLNVKCDSSMSEEEIKVFMNK comes from the coding sequence ATGATTACTACTTATGAAGAAAATGTGGCTAGTTTTGATCAAATTGATTCTGCAAAAGCACAGGAATTGGTAAAAGGGGATGGTGAAGCTGTTATCTATATTGGCAGGGCTGTATGTCCTTATTGTCAAATATTCATTAAAAAACTAAAAAAAGTGGCTGAAGAAACTGATACTCACGTCTATTATATTAATAGTGCGGAAGAATCTGATATGGAAGGTATTACGGCCTTCCGAAATGAATACGACATTCCAACGGTTCCTGGTTTCATCTTTACTAATGGTGACACCTTAAACGTGAAATGCGATTCATCCATGTCAGAAGAAGAAATCAAGGTTTTTATGAATAAATAA
- a CDS encoding GIY-YIG nuclease family protein — MKVIYKITYPNGKIYIGKDLTDSINYFGSADSKLIEKDFTREERRNFTIKKEILWDSETATDKEVNRKEVEYIKYYNSNNPSIGYNQWPKLKV; from the coding sequence ATGAAAGTGATTTACAAAATTACTTATCCAAACGGGAAGATTTATATTGGTAAAGATTTAACTGACAGTATTAATTATTTTGGTAGTGCAGACAGTAAATTAATTGAGAAAGACTTTACAAGGGAAGAAAGAAGAAATTTTACAATTAAGAAAGAAATATTATGGGACTCAGAAACTGCTACAGACAAAGAAGTTAATCGTAAAGAAGTAGAATACATAAAGTATTATAATTCAAACAATCCGAGTATAGGCTATAATCAATGGCCTAAATTAAAGGTATAA
- a CDS encoding serine hydrolase domain-containing protein encodes MLNHTKKKTISDTQIKLLQGLLDELMNMKGVRHAIMAVESRDESLSWVGAKGIAQPDGTPMEADTPFWIASVTKLYIASTILKLHEQNMLSLDDLVIEYLPEHLLKGVHVINGVDYYARLTIRHLLSHSSGIPDYLEIKITGKKTIIDQVIEEKDMSWSIEDILQIVRKANAPLFPPQNLTQRKYRIRYSDTNFQMLIAIIEAVTKKSIEDAFRDMLFQPLNLANTFHPGSKPLEPVGPVATVWLQETAFDNKPQALRSFGDLNSTAKDLIEFKRALLHGKVFDKPDTFDLMRSMWQTFGFALSPIAPGWPIQYGLGMMRFQVPRLFTPFKPIPEVIGHSGAVGSWLFYCPKLDLILAGTVSQVTAAAAPYKIMPTLLQILEKR; translated from the coding sequence ATGTTGAATCATACGAAGAAGAAAACAATAAGTGATACTCAAATCAAGCTACTGCAGGGCCTCTTGGATGAGTTAATGAACATGAAGGGTGTCAGGCATGCCATTATGGCTGTAGAGAGTAGAGATGAGTCCTTAAGCTGGGTTGGGGCTAAAGGTATTGCCCAGCCTGATGGGACACCTATGGAGGCTGATACACCTTTTTGGATTGCCAGTGTGACCAAACTCTACATCGCTTCCACCATACTAAAATTACACGAACAAAACATGCTTTCCCTTGATGATCTTGTTATAGAGTATCTTCCAGAGCATCTGCTCAAGGGTGTGCATGTCATAAATGGCGTAGATTATTATGCTCGGTTAACGATTAGACACTTATTAAGTCATTCCTCAGGAATTCCAGACTATCTAGAGATAAAGATCACAGGTAAGAAAACAATAATCGATCAAGTGATAGAAGAAAAAGACATGTCTTGGTCTATTGAGGACATACTTCAGATTGTTCGGAAGGCGAATGCTCCACTTTTCCCACCTCAAAATTTAACCCAAAGGAAATACCGAATCCGTTATTCAGATACCAACTTTCAAATGCTGATTGCTATTATTGAAGCAGTAACAAAAAAGTCTATAGAAGATGCTTTTAGGGATATGCTTTTTCAACCATTGAATTTAGCAAACACATTTCACCCGGGGTCTAAACCGCTAGAACCAGTGGGACCTGTAGCTACAGTTTGGCTTCAAGAAACAGCCTTTGATAACAAACCGCAAGCATTGAGATCCTTTGGCGATCTCAATAGCACAGCAAAGGATTTAATCGAGTTTAAGAGGGCGCTACTCCATGGTAAAGTATTTGATAAACCAGATACGTTTGACTTGATGCGTAGTATGTGGCAAACTTTTGGCTTTGCCCTTAGCCCCATAGCACCTGGCTGGCCCATCCAGTATGGCCTCGGCATGATGCGTTTTCAAGTCCCTCGTCTTTTTACCCCCTTCAAGCCGATCCCAGAAGTCATAGGGCACTCTGGTGCTGTGGGGTCTTGGCTATTTTATTGTCCCAAGCTAGATTTAATCCTTGCTGGAACTGTAAGCCAGGTAACAGCTGCTGCTGCTCCATATAAAATCATGCCTACGCTTCTTCAGATACTGGAGAAAAGATAA
- the hcp gene encoding hydroxylamine reductase: MFCNQCEQTAKGTGCTVVGVCGKKPTVAALQDLLLYALKGLAIFAHEGRKQGIIDEEVNLFTYQALFSTVTNVNFDEQRLQDLITQAITLREKLKSQLVGQGGKITSADPAVAFQPASDLDALVEQGQAVGLLTDKEATEDIQSLQLTMLYGMKGLAAYADHAYILGKSDDRVAAYLQKALASIGDNNLTLQDWIGLTLQCGEINYLAMELLDSANTEAYGHPVPTAVPLGHKKGKAILVSGHDLKDLEELLKQTEGKGIYIYTHGEMLPTHGYPFLKKYSHFYGHYGTAWQNQKKEFKDFPGAILMTTNCIQEPQDLYKDNIFTSGLVAWPGVNHVSKGDFSPLIEKALGLPGFTEDEEKGQVLTGFARNSILNVADAVIEAVKKGAIKHFFLVGGCDGAKPGRSYYTDFVEKAPKDTVILTLACGKFRFFDRQLGDIGGIPRLLDVGQCNDAYSAIQVAVALSKAFDCEVNDLPLSLVLSWYEQKAVAILLTLLHLGIKNIRIGPSLPAFITPNVLQVLVDNFNIKPISTVEEDLAAILS, from the coding sequence ATGTTCTGTAACCAATGTGAACAAACAGCAAAGGGCACAGGCTGTACTGTCGTTGGTGTCTGTGGCAAGAAGCCTACCGTAGCGGCACTACAAGATCTCTTACTTTATGCACTGAAAGGCCTGGCCATTTTCGCCCATGAAGGACGCAAGCAAGGTATTATCGATGAAGAGGTAAACCTATTTACGTACCAAGCTCTTTTCTCAACTGTTACAAATGTAAACTTTGATGAACAACGACTTCAAGATCTGATCACTCAAGCCATTACCCTACGTGAAAAATTAAAGTCACAATTGGTAGGCCAAGGCGGAAAGATTACTTCTGCTGACCCTGCTGTAGCTTTTCAACCTGCTTCAGACCTCGATGCACTGGTGGAACAAGGCCAAGCGGTCGGTCTTCTCACTGACAAAGAGGCAACCGAGGATATACAGTCTCTGCAATTAACAATGCTCTATGGCATGAAAGGCTTAGCGGCTTACGCAGACCACGCTTACATCCTTGGCAAAAGCGATGACCGCGTCGCCGCCTACCTGCAAAAGGCTCTGGCATCCATTGGTGACAATAATCTAACGCTGCAAGATTGGATTGGGCTAACCTTACAATGCGGAGAAATCAACTACCTAGCCATGGAACTCTTAGACAGCGCCAATACAGAAGCCTACGGACATCCTGTGCCAACAGCTGTTCCACTAGGCCATAAAAAAGGAAAAGCCATTCTCGTATCAGGTCATGACCTAAAAGATCTAGAAGAGCTTCTCAAGCAAACAGAAGGCAAAGGAATCTATATTTATACACACGGGGAAATGCTACCAACTCATGGTTATCCTTTTCTGAAGAAATACAGTCATTTTTACGGTCATTATGGAACAGCCTGGCAAAATCAAAAGAAAGAGTTCAAAGATTTTCCCGGTGCCATTTTAATGACAACTAACTGTATTCAAGAGCCACAAGATCTTTATAAAGATAATATCTTCACTTCTGGTTTAGTCGCTTGGCCTGGCGTCAACCATGTAAGCAAAGGTGACTTTTCACCTCTTATAGAAAAAGCCTTGGGTCTTCCAGGTTTTACTGAAGACGAAGAGAAAGGCCAAGTGCTTACAGGCTTTGCTCGCAACTCTATCTTAAACGTAGCAGATGCGGTCATTGAAGCTGTCAAAAAAGGCGCTATTAAACACTTCTTCTTAGTCGGTGGCTGTGATGGTGCCAAACCTGGCCGCAGCTATTATACAGATTTTGTTGAAAAAGCACCCAAAGACACGGTTATACTAACACTAGCCTGTGGAAAGTTTCGCTTCTTTGATCGGCAGCTTGGCGACATCGGTGGCATTCCTCGCCTGCTTGATGTAGGACAGTGTAACGACGCCTACTCGGCCATTCAAGTTGCCGTAGCTCTATCGAAAGCTTTTGACTGTGAAGTCAACGACTTGCCTCTTTCCCTTGTACTTTCCTGGTATGAACAAAAAGCCGTAGCTATTCTACTTACTCTGCTCCATCTAGGCATTAAGAACATACGCATTGGCCCCTCTTTACCAGCTTTTATCACGCCCAATGTGTTACAAGTTCTCGTGGATAATTTTAACATCAAACCGATTTCTACCGTTGAAGAAGACTTGGCAGCGATCTTAAGCTAA
- a CDS encoding type II toxin-antitoxin system HicA family toxin yields MGKQVTVRKLLQTLKKEGFIKSPTHKSGGSHQRYIHKDNPERYADISYHSSGQVIPKGTLKNIERTSGIKF; encoded by the coding sequence TTGGGGAAGCAAGTCACAGTTAGAAAACTGCTTCAGACCCTTAAGAAAGAAGGCTTTATCAAATCCCCAACTCATAAAAGTGGTGGCAGTCACCAACGATATATACACAAAGATAATCCAGAGAGATATGCTGACATAAGCTATCACAGCAGTGGTCAGGTAATACCGAAAGGAACTCTTAAAAACATAGAACGCACATCAGGGATTAAGTTCTAA
- a CDS encoding copper amine oxidase N-terminal domain-containing protein yields MRKKTFFTMLLFFFLIPLHAHADEGKGFLVGPSRIEAEQPLTPGNTYHLPPHTVYNNTANKMQVTVSINEQGEGLLAPPKWFEHTPANQEVLSGETGEFASTITVPKDAEPGHYIAWFRFYGEPSQRGAFTHTFALSVPFLFEVLHAEQADSTASYTEQEIILEIGSSTAIVQGKEFTLDAPPYINSATSRTMVPLRYVSEQLQAVVQWVPESQQVIIHTEEVEIVLAKDSERVLINGVEFTLDSPLAIKNGRAFVPLRFVSEVLDATVQWKAEEQRIIIKRVSLRG; encoded by the coding sequence TTGAGAAAAAAAACATTTTTTACAATGCTATTATTCTTTTTTTTAATACCCCTTCATGCTCATGCAGATGAGGGCAAAGGTTTTTTAGTCGGCCCATCAAGAATTGAAGCAGAGCAACCTTTAACACCTGGGAACACTTATCATCTTCCTCCTCACACCGTATACAATAACACAGCCAACAAGATGCAGGTAACCGTCAGTATAAATGAACAAGGGGAGGGCTTACTGGCCCCTCCGAAGTGGTTTGAACACACTCCCGCCAATCAAGAGGTACTGTCAGGAGAAACAGGCGAATTTGCAAGCACGATAACAGTACCAAAAGATGCTGAACCAGGCCATTACATCGCATGGTTCAGGTTTTACGGCGAACCGTCACAAAGGGGTGCTTTTACACACACTTTTGCTTTGAGCGTTCCTTTTTTGTTTGAAGTGTTACATGCCGAACAGGCCGATTCTACTGCGAGTTATACGGAACAAGAAATTATTTTGGAAATAGGTTCAAGTACAGCCATTGTTCAGGGTAAAGAGTTCACCCTTGATGCACCGCCCTATATAAACTCTGCAACTTCTAGAACCATGGTACCCCTTCGATATGTTAGTGAACAGTTGCAAGCTGTGGTGCAGTGGGTACCAGAATCACAGCAGGTAATCATCCATACCGAAGAAGTAGAAATTGTTTTAGCCAAGGATTCTGAAAGAGTTCTTATAAATGGCGTCGAATTCACCTTAGACAGTCCATTAGCAATCAAAAACGGTAGAGCTTTTGTTCCGTTACGATTTGTAAGCGAGGTCTTAGATGCTACTGTGCAATGGAAAGCCGAAGAACAGCGTATCATTATTAAAAGGGTGTCGTTAAGGGGATAG
- a CDS encoding type II toxin-antitoxin system HicB family antitoxin yields MFLLSYENHIIYPVVVEKAEDGGIGMYFPDFPGTAILASSISDGIKRAKEMLANLVLEKEEQGQVLPKPSEPASIELLDATDRIVFIEVYMPPYRDEAANKAVTKNCTLPRWLRDAGEAAGLNFSQLLQASIKEALGITTKGKQQ; encoded by the coding sequence GTGTTTCTTTTGTCCTATGAAAATCACATTATTTATCCTGTTGTAGTCGAAAAGGCTGAAGATGGTGGCATAGGGATGTATTTTCCTGACTTTCCTGGAACAGCTATTTTGGCTTCTAGTATATCAGATGGGATAAAGCGAGCGAAGGAGATGCTTGCCAATCTTGTTTTAGAAAAAGAAGAACAGGGTCAAGTGCTACCAAAGCCATCTGAGCCAGCTAGTATCGAGTTGTTAGATGCAACCGATCGAATTGTATTTATAGAGGTTTATATGCCTCCCTATCGTGATGAAGCAGCGAATAAAGCTGTAACAAAAAACTGTACTCTTCCTAGATGGTTACGCGACGCTGGCGAAGCAGCAGGTCTTAACTTTTCTCAGCTTTTGCAGGCTTCGATAAAAGAAGCCTTGGGGATTACCACGAAAGGTAAACAACAGTAA
- a CDS encoding response regulator has translation MISAILIDDMRPALRELEYLLKKYPDIFITGVYTDPITALEKVGEQKPQVVFLDIHMPQLQGIDAGSKILDLSPQTDIVFVTAFDQYALEAFELHALDYLLKPIDEKRLEKTIARLRQKSYMSKEQPAKNLLIRCFGRFQLRWYGQVPVKWRSEKNRELFAYLLQNAERSISKDELLDQLWPEGDHTKALRQLYNGIYYIRKTLQDYGIDHSLISIDSTYNLNLGPVDLDVSYYDEFEKGHYTESIEALEGLEALYQGDYLETEYYSWADFERERLSILHLQCLTKLAQLYLKQKDFAKAESKLLKAYRRNPYEERVTELLLRLYIITGEKTKAIKQFEAYSTLIKDELGIKPSQELVALYQVVTDKR, from the coding sequence GTGATCTCGGCAATACTTATAGATGATATGAGACCAGCTCTGCGGGAGCTGGAATATTTACTGAAAAAGTATCCAGACATTTTTATTACAGGCGTCTACACAGATCCCATAACAGCCCTTGAGAAGGTTGGGGAACAAAAGCCCCAAGTTGTTTTTCTAGATATTCACATGCCCCAACTACAAGGCATCGATGCTGGCTCAAAGATATTAGATTTAAGTCCCCAGACAGATATTGTCTTTGTAACGGCCTTCGATCAGTATGCTTTAGAAGCTTTTGAACTCCATGCGCTGGACTATTTGCTAAAGCCGATTGACGAAAAACGCTTGGAAAAGACGATTGCCCGTTTGCGTCAGAAGAGTTACATGTCCAAGGAGCAACCAGCAAAAAATTTGCTCATCCGTTGCTTCGGGCGCTTTCAGCTACGCTGGTACGGCCAGGTACCTGTTAAGTGGCGCTCAGAAAAAAACCGAGAGCTTTTTGCCTATCTGCTACAAAATGCAGAGCGGAGTATCTCAAAAGATGAGCTCTTAGATCAGCTTTGGCCAGAAGGAGACCATACAAAAGCCCTTCGTCAGCTCTATAATGGCATTTACTATATTCGCAAGACTTTGCAGGACTACGGGATCGATCACAGCCTGATTAGCATCGACAGCACCTATAACTTGAATCTCGGGCCGGTTGATCTAGATGTGAGCTATTATGATGAATTTGAAAAGGGCCATTATACTGAAAGCATCGAGGCGCTAGAAGGATTAGAGGCTCTTTATCAGGGCGATTATTTGGAAACTGAATATTATTCATGGGCTGATTTTGAGAGAGAGAGACTGAGTATTTTGCACCTGCAATGCCTGACCAAGCTTGCCCAGCTCTACCTTAAACAAAAGGACTTTGCCAAAGCAGAAAGCAAATTGCTCAAAGCCTATAGGAGAAACCCCTATGAAGAAAGGGTTACGGAGCTTTTGCTCAGACTTTACATAATAACAGGAGAAAAAACAAAAGCCATCAAGCAGTTTGAAGCTTATTCTACGTTGATAAAGGATGAACTTGGGATCAAGCCCAGCCAAGAGCTCGTTGCGCTGTACCAAGTAGTAACAGATAAAAGATAA
- a CDS encoding helix-turn-helix transcriptional regulator, translating to MKNRIKELRKSLNLSQEEVAKRCKVTRQTINAIENNKYDPTLQLAFKLASILNTTVDELFVNDGDIS from the coding sequence ATGAAGAATCGAATTAAGGAACTAAGAAAATCTTTAAATCTATCGCAAGAGGAAGTAGCAAAACGTTGTAAAGTGACAAGACAGACAATAAATGCCATTGAAAATAACAAGTATGACCCTACCTTACAATTGGCTTTTAAATTAGCTTCTATACTTAACACCACAGTCGATGAACTTTTTGTGAATGATGGTGATATATCTTAG
- a CDS encoding nucleotidyltransferase domain-containing protein, with translation MLRLDKIIQEEIQILIDAIIRIVPVEKIFLFGSYATGTPHADSNLDIFVVIKEDIDIREIDAMKLINKAIRDKKTMPVDVIVNKKNKFDQRKYTPSIERQIAQEGMVVYG, from the coding sequence GTGTTGAGGTTGGATAAGATAATACAGGAAGAAATACAAATACTTATAGACGCTATTATAAGGATTGTCCCTGTGGAAAAGATATTTCTTTTCGGTTCCTATGCAACTGGTACACCACATGCTGATTCAAACTTAGATATTTTTGTAGTAATAAAAGAGGATATTGATATCCGAGAAATCGATGCAATGAAACTGATAAACAAAGCAATTAGGGATAAAAAAACAATGCCAGTAGATGTAATAGTTAACAAGAAAAACAAATTCGATCAACGAAAGTATACTCCATCTATAGAGCGCCAAATAGCGCAGGAAGGTATGGTGGTCTATGGATAA
- a CDS encoding iron-containing alcohol dehydrogenase produces the protein MLNFEFHNPTRIIFGKDRLARMDSHVPADATVLITYGGGSAIRSGLIDKVKVILGNRKVYEFGGIEPNPRYETLMKAVEVVRKEKIDFIIAVGGGSVIDGTKFITLAAYYEGDTRDLLKHGFRPITSEIVGKVVPLGTVLTLPATGSEMNSGAVISYGDGKFPVMSPLTFPKFSILDPTITYTLPKIQVANGIIDTFVHITEQYLTYPVNGIVQDRLAEGLLLTLIEIAEATMAEPENYDARANLVWSATLALNGLIGAGVPQDWATHMIGHELTVKFGIDHGQTLAIVLPALLDVRREQKRAKLLQYAERIWKIESDHEDEKIYLAIQKTREFFESLGVKTRLSEHGVTENQIADVVEQLKAHGMVALSETQDLTPEISQKILEKAM, from the coding sequence GTGTTAAACTTCGAATTTCACAATCCCACACGTATTATATTTGGCAAAGATAGACTTGCTCGAATGGACAGTCATGTTCCCGCCGATGCCACTGTCTTAATTACCTATGGAGGCGGAAGTGCCATAAGAAGTGGCCTGATTGATAAAGTGAAAGTGATCCTCGGGAACAGGAAAGTCTATGAATTCGGCGGCATCGAGCCCAATCCCCGGTACGAGACCTTGATGAAGGCCGTAGAGGTTGTACGCAAGGAGAAGATTGATTTTATTATTGCTGTAGGTGGCGGCTCCGTTATCGACGGAACGAAATTCATTACACTGGCTGCTTATTACGAGGGAGATACTCGTGATTTGTTGAAGCACGGCTTTAGACCTATTACTTCTGAGATCGTTGGCAAAGTTGTTCCCCTCGGTACCGTTCTTACTCTACCTGCTACAGGGTCTGAAATGAATAGTGGAGCCGTAATTAGTTACGGGGACGGAAAATTTCCCGTGATGAGCCCCTTGACCTTCCCGAAGTTTTCAATTTTAGATCCGACCATTACTTATACACTTCCTAAGATTCAGGTTGCCAATGGAATTATTGACACTTTTGTTCACATCACGGAACAATACCTAACCTACCCTGTGAATGGCATCGTACAAGATCGATTGGCCGAGGGTCTTTTGCTTACCTTAATTGAAATCGCGGAAGCCACAATGGCAGAACCTGAAAATTATGATGCCCGTGCCAATCTGGTCTGGAGTGCTACACTTGCTTTGAATGGATTAATTGGTGCAGGTGTTCCACAGGATTGGGCCACTCATATGATTGGACATGAACTGACGGTCAAATTTGGCATTGATCATGGGCAAACTTTGGCCATCGTCTTACCAGCATTGCTGGATGTAAGAAGGGAGCAAAAACGAGCCAAACTCTTGCAATATGCAGAACGCATATGGAAAATTGAGAGCGACCATGAAGACGAAAAGATCTACCTGGCCATTCAGAAAACAAGAGAATTCTTCGAAAGCCTAGGTGTAAAAACTCGTCTATCTGAGCATGGCGTTACAGAGAATCAAATAGCGGATGTTGTTGAACAATTGAAGGCTCACGGCATGGTTGCACTTTCAGAAACGCAGGATCTCACACCAGAAATAAGCCAAAAAATTCTTGAGAAAGCAATGTAA
- a CDS encoding S-layer homology domain-containing protein, with protein sequence MPNKKIVSFFLTLALLGPPLNSALAEVHDNIPSATSIVTFTTMSIPESSSSPRSSNESAQNESAPSGTTESATVVIVNGEEQLAGIETVKMEDNKVLVSIEVDENVINQKITEIIEQRMLQPLDAPQQNIVEIPVSNQNADQIVINLTQNMVKAMADEGFRLSINSGNTNFIVPTQEFAPEEISKIIGTTVTDVTVNITIEKTDAQKTEEIKEKAKEQGLEVLTAPIHFTISVTGKDSQGQVHSVRLSQYSQYTQRIIKIPEGVDSSKITTGIYYNTDGFLSHIPTEVFTDNNGNWYATMNSLTDSDYTVVYNPVTVEAVANHWSKDHVNDIASRLIIKNPATFQPDQAITRGEFAEYITKALGIYRTQKAREGIFSDIESHHPLGDAITIASDYNLIQGYPDRTFRSHNIITREEAINLYARAMTIVALEKERNQLIENYSDKEKISPWAYDGVHKVISAGIFKGKTSETINPQDIFTYAEAATAIRNLLTEATLINQ encoded by the coding sequence TTGCCAAATAAAAAAATAGTAAGTTTTTTCCTCACCCTAGCTCTGCTTGGTCCGCCATTGAATAGTGCTTTAGCGGAAGTGCATGATAACATCCCATCAGCTACATCCATTGTTACCTTTACAACGATGTCTATACCTGAATCTTCAAGCAGTCCTCGCTCTTCTAATGAATCAGCACAGAATGAATCGGCGCCTAGCGGTACAACTGAAAGTGCTACTGTTGTTATTGTCAACGGTGAAGAACAACTTGCTGGCATTGAAACTGTAAAAATGGAAGATAACAAAGTACTTGTCTCAATAGAAGTAGATGAAAATGTTATCAATCAAAAAATTACAGAAATTATTGAACAAAGAATGCTCCAACCTTTAGATGCACCACAACAGAACATTGTAGAAATTCCTGTTAGTAATCAAAATGCTGATCAAATCGTTATCAACTTGACCCAAAATATGGTGAAAGCCATGGCCGATGAAGGCTTTAGACTCTCCATCAATAGCGGAAATACCAATTTTATCGTTCCTACACAAGAATTTGCACCTGAAGAAATTAGTAAAATTATTGGCACAACAGTAACAGATGTAACTGTCAACATCACCATAGAAAAAACAGATGCTCAGAAAACAGAAGAAATCAAGGAAAAAGCCAAAGAACAAGGTCTTGAAGTCTTAACGGCACCTATCCATTTTACCATTTCAGTAACAGGAAAGGATAGTCAAGGTCAGGTTCACAGCGTCAGGCTGTCTCAATATAGTCAATACACCCAACGGATAATCAAAATTCCCGAAGGTGTAGACTCATCCAAAATTACAACAGGGATTTATTACAATACTGATGGCTTTTTGTCCCACATCCCTACTGAAGTTTTTACCGACAACAATGGGAACTGGTATGCTACAATGAATTCATTAACAGACTCAGACTATACCGTCGTCTATAACCCTGTAACTGTTGAAGCGGTTGCCAATCATTGGTCAAAAGACCATGTCAACGATATAGCATCCCGCTTGATTATCAAGAATCCTGCAACTTTTCAGCCCGACCAGGCTATTACGCGCGGTGAATTCGCCGAGTACATCACCAAGGCCCTAGGAATTTATCGTACTCAAAAAGCTCGAGAAGGTATTTTCAGTGACATAGAAAGCCATCACCCCCTGGGTGATGCAATTACCATTGCCTCTGATTACAATCTTATACAAGGTTATCCCGATAGAACCTTCCGTTCCCATAATATCATTACACGCGAAGAAGCTATAAACTTATATGCTAGAGCCATGACAATCGTTGCCTTGGAAAAGGAACGGAATCAGCTTATTGAAAATTACAGTGACAAAGAAAAAATCTCCCCCTGGGCCTATGATGGCGTACACAAAGTCATCAGCGCTGGAATTTTTAAAGGAAAAACAAGCGAAACTATAAACCCACAAGATATTTTTACCTACGCAGAAGCAGCTACAGCCATTAGAAATCTTTTGACAGAAGCCACCTTGATCAATCAATAA